A genomic window from Serratia liquefaciens includes:
- the rplV gene encoding 50S ribosomal protein L22 produces METIAKHRHARSSAQKVRLVADLIRGKKVSQALETLAYTNKKAAGLVKKVLESAIANAEHNDGADIDDLKVTKIFVDEGPSMKRIMPRAKGRADRILKRTSHITVVVSDR; encoded by the coding sequence ATGGAAACTATCGCTAAACATCGCCACGCTCGTTCTTCTGCACAGAAGGTCCGCCTTGTTGCAGACCTGATCCGCGGTAAGAAAGTGTCGCAAGCTCTGGAAACTCTGGCCTACACCAACAAGAAAGCTGCTGGTCTGGTTAAGAAAGTGCTGGAGTCTGCCATTGCTAACGCAGAACACAACGATGGCGCTGACATCGATGATCTGAAAGTCACGAAAATCTTCGTAGACGAAGGCCCAAGCATGAAGCGCATTATGCCGCGTGCAAAAGGTCGTGCAGATCGCATCCTGAAGCGCACCAGCCACATTACTGTGGTTGTGTCCGATCGCTGA
- the rpsS gene encoding 30S ribosomal protein S19 yields MPRSLKKGPFIDLHLLKKVEKAVESGDKKPLRTWSRRSTIFPNMIGLTIAVHNGRQHVPVFVSDEMVGHKLGEFAPTRTYRGHAADKKAKKR; encoded by the coding sequence ATGCCACGTTCTCTCAAGAAAGGTCCTTTTATTGACCTGCACTTGCTGAAGAAGGTAGAGAAAGCGGTGGAAAGCGGTGACAAGAAGCCTTTGCGCACTTGGTCCCGTCGTTCAACGATCTTTCCTAACATGATCGGTTTGACCATCGCTGTCCATAATGGTCGTCAGCACGTACCAGTGTTCGTTTCCGATGAAATGGTCGGTCACAAACTGGGTGAATTCGCGCCGACTCGCACTTATCGCGGCCATGCGGCTGATAAAAAAGCTAAAAAGCGCTAA
- the rplE gene encoding 50S ribosomal protein L5: MAKLHDYYKDEVVKQLMSQFDYNSVMQVPRVEKITLNMGVGEAIADKKLLDNAAADLAAISGQKPFITKARKSVAGFKIRQGYPIGCKVTLRGERMWEFFERLISIAVPRIRDFRGLSAKSFDGRGNYSMGVREQIIFPEIDYDKVDRVRGLDITITTTAKSDDEGRALLAAFNFPFRK; this comes from the coding sequence ATGGCGAAACTGCATGATTACTACAAAGACGAGGTAGTCAAACAACTGATGTCTCAGTTTGATTACAACTCTGTCATGCAAGTCCCTCGGGTCGAGAAGATCACCCTGAATATGGGTGTTGGTGAAGCGATCGCTGACAAGAAACTGCTGGATAATGCAGCAGCTGATCTGGCAGCAATCTCCGGTCAAAAGCCGTTCATCACCAAAGCACGCAAATCTGTTGCAGGCTTCAAAATCCGCCAGGGCTATCCGATCGGCTGTAAAGTAACTCTGCGTGGCGAACGCATGTGGGAGTTCTTTGAGCGACTGATTTCCATTGCTGTTCCACGTATCCGTGACTTCCGTGGCTTGTCCGCTAAGTCATTCGATGGCCGTGGTAACTACAGCATGGGTGTGCGTGAGCAAATCATCTTCCCAGAAATCGACTACGACAAAGTCGACCGCGTTCGTGGTTTGGATATTACCATTACCACTACTGCGAAATCTGATGATGAAGGCCGCGCGCTGTTGGCTGCTTTTAACTTCCCGTTCCGTAAGTAA
- the rpsC gene encoding 30S ribosomal protein S3, protein MGQKVHPNGIRLGIVKPWNSTWYANTKEFADNLDSDFKVRQFLIKELAKASVSRIVIERPAKSIRVTIHTARPGIVIGKKGEDVEKLRKVVADIAGVPAQINIAEVRKPELDAKLVADSITSQLERRVMFRRAMKRAVQNAMRLGAKGIKVEVSGRLGGAEIARTEWYREGRVPLHTLRADIDYNTSEAHTTYGVIGVKVWIFKGEILGGMAAVEQPEPAAQPKKQQRKGRK, encoded by the coding sequence ATGGGTCAGAAAGTACATCCTAATGGTATTCGCCTGGGTATTGTCAAACCTTGGAACTCTACTTGGTATGCGAATACCAAAGAATTCGCTGACAACCTGGACAGCGACTTTAAAGTTCGTCAATTCCTGATTAAGGAACTGGCGAAAGCTTCCGTTTCTCGCATCGTTATCGAGCGTCCTGCGAAGAGCATCCGTGTGACTATTCACACTGCTCGTCCAGGCATCGTTATCGGCAAGAAAGGCGAAGATGTCGAAAAACTGCGTAAGGTCGTAGCGGATATCGCTGGCGTTCCTGCGCAAATTAACATCGCCGAAGTCCGTAAACCGGAACTTGACGCTAAATTGGTTGCTGACAGCATCACTTCACAGCTGGAACGTCGCGTTATGTTCCGTCGTGCTATGAAGCGTGCTGTACAGAACGCAATGCGTCTTGGCGCTAAAGGTATCAAAGTTGAAGTAAGCGGCCGTCTTGGCGGTGCTGAAATCGCGCGTACCGAATGGTACCGTGAAGGTCGTGTTCCGTTGCACACACTGCGTGCGGATATCGATTACAACACATCTGAAGCGCACACCACTTATGGTGTAATCGGCGTTAAGGTATGGATCTTCAAAGGTGAGATCCTGGGTGGTATGGCTGCAGTTGAACAACCGGAACCGGCTGCTCAACCTAAAAAGCAGCAGCGTAAAGGCCGCAAGTAA
- the rplD gene encoding 50S ribosomal protein L4: MELVLKDAQSALTVSETTFGRDFNEALVHQVVVAYAAGARQGTRAQKTRAEVTGSGKKPWRQKGTGRARSGSVKSPIWRSGGVTFAAKPQDHSQKVNKKMYRGALKSILSELVRQDRLIIVEKFSVEAPKTKLLAQKLKDMALEDVLIVTGELDENLFLAARNLYKVDVRDVAGIDPVSLIAFDKVVMTADAVKQVEEMLA; the protein is encoded by the coding sequence ATGGAATTAGTATTGAAAGACGCGCAAAGCGCGCTGACTGTTTCCGAAACTACCTTCGGTCGTGATTTCAACGAAGCGCTGGTACACCAGGTTGTTGTTGCTTATGCAGCAGGTGCCCGTCAAGGTACCCGTGCTCAGAAGACCCGCGCTGAAGTGACTGGTTCCGGTAAAAAACCGTGGCGCCAGAAAGGTACCGGCCGTGCGCGTTCAGGTTCTGTAAAGAGCCCGATCTGGCGTTCAGGTGGCGTGACCTTCGCTGCAAAGCCACAGGACCACAGTCAGAAAGTAAACAAAAAGATGTACCGCGGCGCGCTGAAAAGCATCCTGTCCGAACTGGTACGTCAAGATCGTCTGATCATTGTCGAGAAGTTCTCTGTAGAAGCGCCTAAAACTAAGCTGCTGGCACAGAAACTGAAAGATATGGCTCTGGAAGATGTGCTGATCGTGACCGGTGAACTGGATGAGAATCTGTTCCTGGCTGCTCGCAACCTGTACAAGGTTGACGTGCGCGATGTAGCAGGTATCGACCCGGTTAGCCTGATCGCCTTCGACAAAGTGGTTATGACTGCTGATGCTGTGAAGCAAGTTGAGGAGATGCTGGCATGA
- the secY gene encoding preprotein translocase subunit SecY: protein MAKQPGLDFQSAKGGLGELKRRLLFVIGALIVFRIGSFIPIPGIDATVLAKLLEQQRGTIIEMFNMFSGGALSRASIFALGIMPYISASIIIQLLTVVHPALAEIKKEGEAGRRKISQYTRYGTLVLAIFQSIGIATGLPNMPGMQGLVLNPGFAFYFTAVVSLVTGTMFLMWLGEQITERGIGNGISIIIFAGIVAGLPPAVAHTIEQARQGDLHFLLLLLVAVLVFAVTFFVVFIERGQRRIVVNYAKRQQGRRVYAAQSTHLPLKVNMAGVIPAIFASSIILFPATIASWFGGGTGWNWLTTISLYLQPGQPLYVLLYASAIIFFCFFYTALVFNPRETADNLKKSGAFVPGIRPGEQTAKYIDKVMTRLTLVGAMYITFICLIPEFMRDAMKVPFYFGGTSLLIVVVVIMDFMAQVQTLMMSSQYESALKKANLKGYNR, encoded by the coding sequence ATGGCTAAGCAACCAGGATTAGATTTTCAAAGTGCTAAAGGCGGGCTCGGCGAGCTGAAGCGCAGACTTTTGTTTGTCATCGGCGCGCTGATTGTCTTCCGTATCGGCTCTTTTATTCCGATTCCTGGTATCGATGCCACTGTGCTTGCCAAATTGCTTGAGCAGCAGAGAGGCACTATCATTGAAATGTTTAACATGTTCTCTGGTGGTGCCCTCAGCCGTGCTTCTATCTTTGCCCTGGGGATCATGCCGTATATTTCGGCATCGATCATTATCCAGCTGTTAACGGTGGTTCATCCAGCGCTAGCAGAAATTAAGAAAGAAGGGGAGGCTGGCCGTCGCAAGATTAGCCAGTACACCCGCTACGGTACGCTGGTGTTGGCCATATTCCAGTCGATCGGTATTGCTACCGGTCTGCCGAATATGCCTGGTATGCAGGGTCTGGTGTTAAACCCAGGCTTTGCATTCTACTTTACTGCTGTAGTGAGTCTGGTGACCGGGACAATGTTCCTGATGTGGCTGGGCGAGCAGATTACTGAGCGCGGTATCGGCAACGGTATCTCGATCATTATCTTCGCAGGTATTGTAGCGGGACTTCCGCCGGCAGTGGCACATACTATTGAGCAAGCCCGGCAAGGCGACCTGCACTTCCTCCTGTTGCTGTTGGTTGCAGTATTAGTGTTTGCAGTAACCTTCTTCGTTGTTTTCATCGAGCGTGGTCAACGTCGTATTGTCGTTAACTATGCGAAGCGTCAACAAGGTCGTCGTGTTTATGCAGCACAGAGCACACACTTACCGTTGAAAGTGAACATGGCAGGGGTAATCCCGGCAATCTTCGCTTCCAGCATTATTCTGTTCCCGGCCACGATTGCATCATGGTTTGGGGGCGGTACCGGTTGGAACTGGCTGACAACGATTTCGCTGTATTTGCAGCCAGGGCAACCGCTTTATGTGTTACTCTATGCGTCTGCAATCATCTTCTTCTGTTTCTTTTACACGGCGTTGGTTTTCAACCCGCGTGAGACAGCAGATAACCTGAAGAAGTCCGGTGCCTTCGTACCAGGAATTCGTCCGGGAGAGCAAACGGCGAAGTACATCGATAAAGTAATGACGCGTTTAACCCTGGTGGGCGCGATGTACATTACTTTCATCTGCCTGATCCCGGAGTTCATGCGTGATGCAATGAAAGTACCATTCTACTTTGGTGGTACCTCGCTACTGATCGTGGTTGTCGTCATCATGGACTTTATGGCTCAAGTGCAAACTCTGATGATGTCAAGTCAGTACGAGTCTGCATTGAAGAAAGCAAACCTGAAAGGCTATAACCGCTAA
- the rplN gene encoding 50S ribosomal protein L14 yields MIQEQTMLTVADNSGARRVMCIKVLGGSHRRYAGIGDVIKITIKEAIPRGKVKKGDVLKAVVVRTKKGVRRPDGSVIRFDGNACVILNNNSEQPIGTRIFGPVTRELRNEKFMKIISLAPEVL; encoded by the coding sequence ATGATCCAAGAACAGACTATGCTGACCGTGGCCGACAACTCCGGTGCACGTCGCGTAATGTGTATCAAGGTTCTAGGTGGCTCGCACCGTCGCTACGCAGGCATTGGCGATGTCATCAAAATTACCATCAAGGAAGCAATTCCTCGCGGTAAGGTGAAGAAAGGCGATGTGCTGAAGGCGGTAGTGGTGCGCACCAAGAAGGGTGTACGTCGCCCGGACGGTTCTGTCATTCGCTTCGATGGTAATGCATGCGTTATTTTAAATAATAACAGCGAGCAACCTATCGGTACGCGTATTTTTGGGCCGGTAACTCGTGAACTGCGTAATGAGAAGTTCATGAAAATTATCTCTCTGGCACCAGAAGTACTCTAA
- the rpsN gene encoding 30S ribosomal protein S14, whose product MAKQSMKAREVVRVKLAEKYRAKREELKAIISGVNSSDEDRWDAVLKLQTLPRDSSPSRQRKRCRQTGRPHGYVGKFGLSRIKLREAAMRGEVPGLKKASW is encoded by the coding sequence ATGGCTAAGCAATCAATGAAAGCACGCGAAGTCGTTCGCGTGAAACTGGCTGAAAAGTACCGCGCTAAACGCGAGGAACTGAAAGCTATCATTTCTGGTGTGAACTCTTCCGACGAAGATCGTTGGGATGCTGTTCTCAAGCTGCAAACTCTGCCGCGTGATTCCAGCCCGTCTCGTCAGCGTAAACGCTGCCGCCAAACTGGCCGTCCACATGGTTATGTGGGCAAATTCGGGTTGAGCCGTATCAAGTTACGTGAAGCCGCTATGCGCGGTGAAGTACCAGGCTTGAAAAAGGCTAGCTGGTAA
- the rplB gene encoding 50S ribosomal protein L2: protein MAIVKCKPTSPGRRHVVKVVNPELHKGKPYAPLLEKLSKSGGRNNNGRITTRHIGGGHKQHYRLVDFKRNKDGVAAVVERLEYDPNRSANIALVLYKDGERRYILAPKGLKAGDQIQSGVDAAIKVGNALPMRNIPVGSTVHNVEMKPGKGGQMARSAGAYVQIVARDGSYVTLRLRSGEMRKVPVDCRATLGEVGNAEHMLRVLGKAGAARWRGVRPTVRGTAMNPVDHPHGGGEGKNFGKHPVTPWGVQTKGKKTRSNKRTDKFIVRRRSKK from the coding sequence ATGGCAATTGTTAAATGTAAACCTACATCTCCGGGTCGTCGCCACGTTGTTAAAGTGGTTAACCCTGAGCTGCACAAGGGTAAACCTTATGCCCCGTTGCTTGAGAAACTGAGCAAAAGCGGTGGTCGTAACAACAATGGCCGTATCACCACCCGTCATATCGGTGGTGGCCACAAGCAACATTATCGTCTGGTTGACTTCAAACGCAACAAAGACGGTGTGGCTGCAGTGGTTGAGCGTCTGGAGTACGATCCGAACCGTTCCGCGAACATCGCGCTGGTTCTGTACAAAGACGGCGAACGCCGTTACATCCTGGCGCCGAAAGGCCTGAAAGCTGGTGACCAGATCCAATCTGGCGTTGATGCTGCAATCAAGGTGGGTAACGCCCTGCCAATGCGCAACATCCCAGTGGGTTCAACGGTTCACAACGTAGAAATGAAACCAGGTAAAGGCGGCCAGATGGCTCGTTCTGCTGGTGCCTACGTTCAGATCGTTGCACGTGATGGTTCCTACGTAACTCTGCGTCTGCGCTCAGGCGAAATGCGTAAAGTTCCAGTTGATTGCCGCGCCACCTTAGGTGAAGTCGGTAACGCTGAACATATGCTTCGCGTTCTGGGTAAAGCAGGTGCTGCACGTTGGCGTGGCGTTCGTCCTACCGTTCGCGGTACGGCGATGAACCCGGTCGATCACCCGCACGGTGGTGGTGAGGGTAAAAACTTTGGTAAACACCCAGTAACACCATGGGGCGTTCAGACCAAAGGTAAGAAAACCCGTAGCAACAAGCGTACCGATAAGTTCATCGTACGTCGCCGTAGCAAAAAATAA
- the rplP gene encoding 50S ribosomal protein L16 produces the protein MLQPKRTKFRKMHKGRNRGLAQGTDVSFGTFGLKAVGRGRLTARQIEAARRAMTRAVKRQGKIWIRVFPDKPITEKPLEVRMGKGKGNVEYWVALIQPGKVLYEMDGVPEEVAREAFKLAAAKLPIKTTFVTKTVM, from the coding sequence ATGTTACAACCAAAGCGTACAAAATTCCGTAAGATGCACAAAGGCCGCAACCGTGGTCTGGCGCAGGGTACGGATGTTAGCTTCGGCACTTTCGGTCTGAAAGCTGTTGGCCGTGGCCGTCTGACTGCTCGTCAAATCGAAGCAGCTCGTCGTGCAATGACTCGTGCAGTTAAGCGTCAAGGTAAAATTTGGATCCGTGTATTCCCGGACAAACCAATTACCGAGAAGCCGCTCGAAGTGCGTATGGGTAAAGGTAAGGGTAACGTGGAGTATTGGGTTGCCCTGATCCAACCTGGGAAAGTCCTGTACGAAATGGACGGTGTACCAGAAGAGGTCGCCCGTGAGGCATTCAAGCTGGCTGCAGCTAAATTGCCGATCAAAACCACCTTTGTAACTAAGACGGTGATGTAA
- the rplO gene encoding 50S ribosomal protein L15: protein MRLNTLSPAEGAKHAPKRVGRGIGSGLGKTAGRGHKGQNSRSGGGVRRGFEGGQMPLYRRLPKFGFTSRKAMITAEVRLSELALVEGDVIDLNTLKAANVVGTQIEFAKVMLSGEIARPVTLRGLRVTKGARAAIEAAGGKIEE from the coding sequence ATGCGTTTAAATACTCTGTCTCCGGCTGAAGGTGCCAAGCATGCGCCTAAGCGTGTAGGTCGTGGTATTGGTTCTGGCCTGGGTAAAACCGCTGGTCGTGGTCACAAAGGTCAGAACTCACGTTCTGGCGGTGGCGTACGTCGTGGTTTTGAAGGTGGTCAGATGCCTTTATATCGTCGTTTGCCGAAATTCGGCTTCACCTCTCGCAAAGCTATGATCACGGCAGAAGTTCGTCTGTCTGAACTGGCTCTTGTTGAAGGCGACGTAATCGACCTGAACACGCTGAAAGCCGCTAACGTTGTTGGTACCCAGATCGAATTCGCGAAAGTTATGCTTTCTGGCGAAATCGCTCGTCCGGTTACCCTGCGTGGTCTGCGTGTCACCAAAGGCGCTCGTGCTGCTATCGAAGCTGCTGGCGGTAAAATTGAGGAATAA
- the rplF gene encoding 50S ribosomal protein L6 — protein sequence MSRVAKAPVVIPAGVEVKLNGQVISIKGKNGELTRTVHNAVEVKQEANALTFAPREGFANAWAQAGTTRALLNAMVVGVTEGFTKKLQLVGVGYRAAVKGNVVNLALGFSHPVDHQLPAGITAECPSQTEIVLKGADKQVIGQVAADLRAYRRPEPYKGKGVRYADEVVRTKEAKKK from the coding sequence ATGTCTCGTGTTGCAAAAGCACCCGTCGTCATTCCTGCCGGCGTAGAGGTAAAACTCAACGGTCAGGTTATTTCGATTAAGGGTAAGAACGGCGAGCTGACTCGTACTGTCCACAACGCCGTTGAAGTGAAGCAAGAAGCTAACGCACTGACTTTCGCCCCGCGCGAAGGTTTTGCTAACGCCTGGGCCCAAGCGGGTACTACGCGCGCTCTGCTGAACGCAATGGTAGTTGGTGTTACCGAAGGCTTCACCAAGAAGCTTCAACTGGTAGGTGTTGGTTATCGTGCTGCTGTTAAAGGCAACGTGGTGAATTTAGCCTTAGGCTTCTCTCACCCGGTCGATCACCAGCTGCCAGCAGGTATTACTGCTGAATGCCCAAGCCAAACTGAAATCGTGCTGAAAGGCGCTGATAAACAAGTTATTGGCCAGGTTGCTGCAGATCTGCGTGCCTACCGCCGTCCTGAGCCTTACAAAGGCAAGGGTGTCCGTTACGCCGACGAAGTCGTGCGTACCAAAGAGGCTAAGAAGAAGTAA
- the rpmD gene encoding 50S ribosomal protein L30, which produces MAKTIKVTQTKSSIGRLPKHKATLIGLGLRRIGHTVEREDTPAVRGMVNLVSYMVKVEE; this is translated from the coding sequence ATGGCAAAGACTATTAAAGTAACTCAAACAAAAAGCAGCATCGGCCGTTTGCCAAAGCATAAGGCAACCCTGATCGGTTTAGGTCTGCGTCGTATTGGTCATACTGTAGAGCGTGAGGATACTCCTGCTGTACGTGGTATGGTCAACTTGGTTTCCTACATGGTTAAGGTTGAGGAGTAA
- the rplC gene encoding 50S ribosomal protein L3 has product MIGLVGKKVGMTRIFTEDGVSIPVTVIEIEANRVTQVKDLANDGYRAVQVTTGSKKANRVTKPEAGHFAKAGVEAGRGLWEFRLAEGEEFTAGQNISVEIFAEVKKVDVTGTSKGKGFAGTVKRWNFRTQDATHGNSLSHRVPGSIGQNQTPGKVFKGKKMAGHLGDERVTVQSLDVVRVDAERNLLLVKGAVPGATGGNLIVKPAVKA; this is encoded by the coding sequence ATGATTGGTTTAGTCGGTAAAAAAGTGGGCATGACTCGTATCTTCACTGAAGATGGCGTTTCTATCCCAGTAACCGTGATTGAAATTGAAGCGAACCGCGTGACTCAGGTTAAAGACCTGGCTAACGATGGGTACCGTGCCGTTCAGGTTACCACTGGTAGCAAAAAAGCTAACCGTGTGACCAAACCGGAAGCGGGCCATTTCGCTAAAGCTGGCGTTGAAGCTGGCCGTGGTCTGTGGGAATTCCGCCTTGCAGAAGGTGAAGAGTTCACTGCAGGTCAAAACATCAGCGTAGAAATCTTCGCTGAAGTTAAAAAAGTCGATGTTACCGGTACTTCTAAAGGTAAAGGTTTTGCTGGCACTGTAAAGCGCTGGAACTTCCGTACCCAAGACGCTACCCACGGTAACTCCTTGTCTCACCGCGTTCCGGGTTCTATCGGTCAGAACCAGACTCCGGGCAAAGTGTTCAAAGGCAAGAAAATGGCTGGCCACCTGGGTGACGAGCGTGTAACCGTTCAAAGCCTGGACGTAGTACGTGTTGACGCTGAGCGCAACCTGCTGCTGGTTAAGGGTGCTGTACCGGGCGCAACCGGTGGCAACCTGATCGTTAAACCAGCTGTGAAGGCGTAA
- the rpsH gene encoding 30S ribosomal protein S8 gives MSMQDPIADMLTRIRNGQAANKVAVTMPSSKLKVAIANLLKEEGFIEDFKIEGDTKPVLELVLKYFQGKAVVESIQRISRPGLRIYKKKDALPKVMAGLGIAVISTSKGVMTDRAARQAGLGGEIICYVA, from the coding sequence ATGAGCATGCAAGATCCGATCGCGGATATGCTGACCCGTATCCGTAACGGTCAAGCCGCGAACAAAGTTGCGGTCACCATGCCTTCCTCCAAGCTGAAAGTGGCAATTGCCAACCTGCTGAAGGAAGAAGGTTTTATTGAAGATTTCAAAATCGAAGGCGACACCAAGCCTGTACTGGAACTGGTACTGAAGTACTTCCAGGGCAAGGCAGTGGTAGAAAGCATTCAGCGAATCAGCCGTCCAGGTCTGCGCATCTACAAGAAAAAAGATGCACTGCCAAAAGTTATGGCTGGTTTGGGTATTGCTGTTATTTCTACCTCTAAAGGTGTTATGACCGATCGTGCAGCTCGCCAAGCAGGTCTTGGTGGCGAGATTATCTGCTACGTAGCTTAA
- the rpmC gene encoding 50S ribosomal protein L29 translates to MKAQELREKSVEELNTELLNLLREQFNLRMQAASGQLQQTHLLKQVRRNVARVKTLLTEKAGV, encoded by the coding sequence ATGAAAGCACAAGAGCTGCGTGAAAAAAGCGTTGAAGAGCTGAACACTGAGCTGCTCAACCTGCTGCGTGAGCAATTTAACTTGCGCATGCAGGCGGCAAGTGGCCAGCTGCAACAAACTCACCTGTTGAAACAAGTGCGTCGTAATGTCGCACGCGTTAAGACTTTACTGACTGAAAAGGCGGGTGTGTAA
- the rplX gene encoding 50S ribosomal protein L24, which yields MAAKIRRDDEIIVLTGKDKGKRGKVKNVLSAGKVIVEGINLVKKHQKPVPALNQPGGIVEKEAAIQVSNIALFNAATGKADRVGFRFEDGKKVRFFKSNSETIK from the coding sequence ATGGCAGCGAAAATCCGTCGTGATGACGAAATTATCGTGCTTACCGGGAAAGACAAAGGTAAACGCGGTAAAGTAAAAAATGTCCTGTCTGCTGGTAAGGTCATTGTTGAAGGTATCAACCTGGTTAAGAAACATCAGAAGCCGGTTCCGGCCCTGAACCAACCAGGTGGCATTGTTGAAAAAGAAGCTGCAATTCAGGTTTCTAACATTGCTCTCTTCAACGCGGCTACCGGTAAGGCTGACCGTGTAGGCTTTAGATTCGAAGACGGGAAAAAAGTCCGTTTCTTCAAATCTAACAGCGAAACTATCAAGTAA
- the rplR gene encoding 50S ribosomal protein L18 produces MDKKSARIRRATRARRKIKELGATRLVVHRTPRHIYAQVIAPNGSEVLVAASTVEKAITEQLKYSGNKDAAAAVGKALAERALEKGISKVSFDRSGFQYHGRVQALADAAREAGLQF; encoded by the coding sequence ATGGATAAGAAATCTGCTCGTATCCGTCGTGCGACCCGCGCACGCCGTAAGATCAAAGAACTGGGTGCAACCCGCCTGGTGGTACATCGTACCCCGCGTCACATTTACGCACAGGTAATTGCTCCAAATGGTTCTGAAGTACTGGTAGCCGCTTCTACTGTAGAAAAAGCTATCACAGAGCAATTGAAGTATTCCGGTAACAAAGACGCAGCAGCAGCCGTAGGTAAAGCACTGGCTGAGCGCGCGTTGGAAAAAGGGATCTCTAAAGTTTCCTTCGACCGTTCCGGTTTCCAATATCATGGTCGAGTCCAGGCACTGGCAGATGCTGCCCGTGAAGCTGGCCTTCAGTTCTAA
- the rpsQ gene encoding 30S ribosomal protein S17 produces the protein MTDIIRTLQGRVVSDKMEKSMVVAIERTVKHPIYGKFIKRTTKLHVHDENNECGIGDVVEIRECRPLSKTKSWTLVRVVEKAIL, from the coding sequence ATGACTGATATTATCCGTACTCTGCAGGGTCGTGTTGTTAGTGACAAAATGGAGAAATCCATGGTTGTTGCTATCGAGCGCACGGTGAAGCACCCGATCTACGGGAAATTCATCAAGCGTACGACCAAGCTGCACGTACATGACGAGAACAACGAATGTGGTATCGGTGACGTGGTAGAAATCCGCGAATGCCGTCCACTGTCTAAGACTAAGTCTTGGACGTTGGTTCGCGTTGTAGAGAAAGCGATTCTGTAA
- the rplW gene encoding 50S ribosomal protein L23 — translation MIREERLLKVLRAPHVSEKASAAMEKTNTIVLKVAKDATKAEIKAAVQKLFEVEVEDVNTLVVKGKVKRHGQRVGRRSDWKKAYVTLKEGQNLDFIGGAE, via the coding sequence ATGATCCGTGAAGAACGTCTGCTGAAAGTGCTGCGTGCACCGCACGTATCTGAAAAAGCATCCGCTGCGATGGAAAAAACTAACACCATCGTACTCAAAGTTGCCAAAGACGCGACCAAAGCAGAAATTAAAGCTGCAGTGCAGAAACTGTTTGAAGTCGAAGTCGAAGACGTTAACACCCTGGTAGTTAAAGGGAAAGTGAAGCGTCACGGTCAGCGTGTTGGTCGTCGTAGCGACTGGAAAAAAGCTTACGTCACCCTGAAAGAAGGCCAGAACCTGGACTTCATCGGCGGCGCAGAGTAA
- the rpsE gene encoding 30S ribosomal protein S5, with the protein MAHIEKQAGELQEKLIAVNRVSKTVKGGRIFSFTALTVVGDGNGRVGFGYGKAREVPAAIQKAMEKARRAMINVALNGGTLQHPVKGAHTGSRVFMQPASEGTGIIAGGAMRAVLEVAGVHNVLAKAYGSTNPINVVRATIAALEDMKSPEMVAAKRGKSVEEILGK; encoded by the coding sequence ATGGCTCACATCGAAAAACAAGCTGGCGAACTGCAGGAAAAGCTGATCGCGGTAAACCGCGTATCTAAAACCGTAAAAGGTGGCCGTATTTTCAGCTTTACCGCACTGACAGTAGTTGGTGATGGTAACGGTCGCGTTGGTTTTGGCTACGGCAAAGCACGCGAAGTTCCGGCAGCGATCCAGAAAGCGATGGAAAAAGCCCGTCGCGCTATGATTAATGTTGCTTTGAATGGCGGTACTCTGCAGCACCCTGTTAAAGGTGCTCATACGGGTTCTCGTGTGTTCATGCAACCAGCTTCCGAAGGTACCGGTATCATCGCCGGTGGTGCAATGCGCGCCGTCCTGGAAGTTGCAGGGGTTCATAACGTATTAGCTAAAGCATATGGTTCTACTAACCCGATCAACGTGGTTCGTGCAACTATTGCTGCTTTGGAAGATATGAAATCCCCAGAAATGGTCGCTGCTAAGCGTGGTAAGTCCGTCGAAGAAATTCTAGGGAAATAA